The following are encoded together in the Ictalurus punctatus breed USDA103 chromosome 1, Coco_2.0, whole genome shotgun sequence genome:
- the rbfa gene encoding putative ribosome-binding factor A, mitochondrial, producing MFALSGHHWIQKCVLSRHAGAVVTAVRKIKLETPDGLENMSSRRTFPFQSLGVTHLHTSVGQCGDLLKKMFTNKRKKRWYETPQSVVTGQSGFMKPAKKRSMEDSLRVRTLNTILYKSISDLLTSHEVNAQIPSYDVEITKVSLLADYSVCRIYWKTSLSTDRDRQIQQILDKCAPRIRYLLISQQILGSVPPLVFVRDKQYAALKEVENLLKIADYGPGDDSEKLVLNEKDAETKVHTVEKKRLDVFGVDHDALYRQIEDYKQRSRDSNSQISSSASLTREQLDALAEIRKQKLIEKKKRKAKKMKDDDITPKEFLLMRQLQKEQDEEYRTERDAEDSQASELTR from the exons ATGTTTGCATTAAGCGGCCATCACTGGATTCAGAAATGTGTGTTATCTCGACACGCTGGTGCTGTAGTGACCGCGGTGCGGAAAATAAAGTTGGAGACTCCAGATGGACTTGAGAACATGTCCTCCAGGAGAACATTTCCATTTCAGAGTCTCGGAGtaacacacctgcacacctctGTGGGTCAGTGTGGCGACCTGCTCAAGAAGATGTTCACTAACAAGAG GAAGAAAAGGTGGTATGAAACTCCTCAG TCTGTCGTCACAGGTCAGTCTGGCTTTATGAAACCTGCCAAGAAAAGAAGCATGGAGGACAGTTTAAGAGTGCGGACCCTGAACACCATCCTTTATAAATCCATCTCCGACCTGCTGACCTCTCACGAGGTTAACGCACAGATCCCCAGTTACGATGTGGAGATCACTAAA GTTTCATTGCTCGCAGATTACTCAGTTTGTCGAATCTACTGGAAGACAAGTTTGTCTACTGACAGAGACCGTCAGATTCAGCAGATTTTGGACAAATGTGCCCCACGGATACG ATACCTTCTCATCTCACAGCAGATCTTGGGCAGCGTTCCTCCTTTAGTTTTTGTCCGAGATAAACAGTATGCGGCTCTGAAAGAG GTGGAAAATCTTCTAAAGATTGCTGATTATGGCCCCGGAGATGACTCGGAGAAGCTTGTCCTTAATGAGAAAGATGCCGA GACAAAAGTGCACACCGTGGAGAAGAAGAGACTCGACGTGTTCGGCGTCGATCACGATGCGCTCTACAGACAGATCGAGGACTATAAACAGCGGTCGAGAGACTCCAACTCGCAGATCAGCAGCTCGGCGTCTCTCACTCGAGAGCAGCTGGACGCGTTAGCAGAGATCAGGAAGCAGAAGCTCATCGAGAAAAAGAAACGCAAAGCGAAGAAGATGAAAGATGATGACATCACGCCCAAAGAGTTCCTGCTTATGAGGCAGCTTCAGAAAGAGCAGGATGAGGAATATCGCACTGAGCGTGATGCAGAGGACAGTCAGGCCTCAGAGCTGACACGATGA